In the genome of Gloeotrichia echinulata CP02, one region contains:
- a CDS encoding IMS domain-containing protein — protein MRIPLDYYRILGLPLAASHEQLRQAYSDRIVQLPRREYSRTAISARKQLIEEAYVVLSDPKERSSYDQLYLAHAYDPDGTASATVAVENRQQSNNHNGFDAQSLSIEIEEAELVGALLILQELGEYEIVLKLGRPYLVSKNDGVAVKIGNNLDRDALDESADRPDIILTVALACLELGREQWQQGHYENAAISLETGQEMLSREGLFGSVQAEIQADLYKLRPYRILELLALPQVKTAERRQGLELLQNILDDRAGIDGNGNDESGLNIDDFLRFIQQLRNYLTVAEQHELFEAESKRPSAVATYLAVYALIARGFAQRQPALIRQAKQMLMLLGKRQDVHLEQSLCALLLGQTEEATRVLELSQEYEALAFIREKSQDSPDLLPGLCLYGEHWLQHEVFPHFRDLAKQPASLKDYFAQQKVQAYLEALPTDAETTNEWAVINRQSFPPPQINNPRRRNFNDGNGVARQFNQRRTPEPDLPQTATREKSDYSHSSSPKWNNSANPPSAGGRKPETPIAHFPPAERFSKGTSQNLNGSAKVSPPDQTQKRRRRQPSPVNSREHDASGHRYRYPQRRRTLANFITGKTRLVLTILATFAVIFFLWLIVSTTFGFVKNLFLPGSSLQGEQLMIQINQPPIPIPDPNSKPYSPDGPLTNATAEEVIRTWLASKAAALGTNHEIENLQQILTGSTLSQWRQIAQQEKAENRYRKYEHNLKIESVEKTDSDPDHAAVQATVKEVTQFYENGRIQKFSNESIRVQYDLIRKQGVWRIQSMSVVNKIKD, from the coding sequence GTGCGAATTCCGCTAGATTACTACCGAATTTTAGGACTACCCTTGGCGGCAAGTCATGAACAATTGCGACAGGCATACAGCGATCGCATTGTACAATTGCCGCGACGGGAGTATTCAAGAACAGCAATTTCTGCTCGCAAACAACTTATAGAAGAAGCTTACGTGGTTTTATCTGATCCCAAAGAACGTAGCAGTTACGATCAGCTGTATCTTGCTCACGCCTATGATCCTGACGGTACAGCCTCTGCCACCGTTGCAGTTGAAAATCGCCAACAAAGTAACAATCACAATGGGTTCGACGCCCAAAGCCTCAGTATTGAAATTGAAGAAGCGGAATTAGTTGGTGCGTTATTGATTCTCCAGGAGTTAGGTGAGTACGAAATTGTACTTAAACTTGGTCGTCCTTACTTAGTCAGTAAAAACGATGGAGTAGCTGTCAAAATCGGCAATAATTTGGACAGGGACGCACTCGACGAAAGTGCTGACCGTCCAGATATTATTCTCACTGTTGCCCTAGCCTGCTTAGAACTAGGGCGTGAACAATGGCAGCAAGGTCACTACGAAAATGCCGCGATTTCTCTAGAAACTGGTCAGGAAATGCTATCTCGCGAAGGGCTATTTGGCAGTGTACAAGCAGAAATTCAAGCAGATTTATACAAATTGCGTCCCTATCGCATTTTGGAGTTACTGGCGTTACCACAAGTCAAAACTGCTGAACGACGCCAGGGCTTGGAATTATTGCAAAATATCTTAGATGATCGTGCGGGGATTGATGGCAATGGTAACGATGAATCTGGCCTGAACATAGATGATTTTCTGCGATTTATCCAGCAGTTGCGTAACTACTTAACAGTCGCAGAACAGCACGAGTTATTTGAAGCAGAAAGCAAACGCCCCTCGGCTGTCGCCACTTATTTAGCTGTATATGCCTTGATAGCACGCGGATTTGCCCAACGTCAACCGGCTTTAATTCGCCAAGCTAAACAAATGCTGATGCTTCTGGGCAAGCGCCAAGATGTACATTTAGAACAATCTCTATGTGCGCTGCTACTGGGGCAAACTGAAGAGGCTACCCGTGTTTTAGAACTTAGTCAGGAGTATGAAGCCCTAGCTTTTATTCGCGAAAAATCTCAAGATTCACCAGACTTGTTACCAGGGCTATGTTTATATGGAGAACATTGGTTACAACACGAGGTGTTTCCTCATTTTCGCGATTTGGCAAAGCAGCCAGCTTCCCTGAAAGATTACTTTGCCCAGCAAAAGGTACAAGCTTATTTAGAAGCCTTACCCACGGATGCAGAAACAACTAATGAATGGGCTGTAATTAACCGCCAATCTTTTCCACCTCCTCAGATAAATAATCCCCGTCGTCGCAATTTCAATGATGGTAATGGAGTTGCTCGACAATTCAATCAAAGGAGAACACCAGAGCCAGATTTGCCCCAAACAGCAACTAGAGAAAAATCTGATTATTCCCACTCGTCGTCACCCAAATGGAATAACTCAGCTAATCCTCCATCTGCTGGAGGGAGAAAACCAGAAACACCCATAGCACATTTTCCTCCTGCTGAACGTTTTAGCAAAGGAACAAGCCAAAATTTGAATGGTTCAGCTAAAGTTTCTCCACCAGATCAAACTCAAAAGCGTAGGCGGCGACAGCCAAGTCCTGTTAATAGCCGAGAACATGATGCATCTGGTCATCGTTATCGCTATCCCCAGCGACGGCGAACTTTAGCCAATTTTATCACCGGGAAAACGCGCTTAGTGTTGACTATATTGGCAACTTTTGCCGTTATATTCTTTTTATGGTTGATAGTTTCTACTACCTTTGGATTCGTAAAAAATCTATTTTTACCTGGGTCATCTTTACAAGGCGAACAATTGATGATCCAAATTAATCAACCACCTATACCTATTCCTGACCCAAACAGTAAACCATATTCACCAGATGGTCCGCTGACAAATGCAACAGCAGAGGAAGTTATTAGAACTTGGCTAGCTTCCAAAGCCGCCGCTTTGGGGACAAACCATGAAATTGAAAATTTACAGCAGATTTTAACTGGTTCAACTTTATCTCAATGGCGGCAAATTGCCCAACAAGAAAAGGCAGAAAACCGCTATCGGAAATATGAGCATAATTTGAAGATAGAATCTGTTGAGAAAACTGACTCAGACCCAGATCACGCAGCGGTACAAGCTACGGTGAAGGAAGTAACACAGTTCTATGAAAATGGTCGGATTCAGAAATTTTCTAATGAAAGTATCCGAGTTCAGTATGATTTGATTCGGAAACAAGGTGTATGGCGGATTCAGAGTATGTCAGTTGTGAATAAAATCAAGGACTAG
- the pdhA gene encoding pyruvate dehydrogenase (acetyl-transferring) E1 component subunit alpha — MVQERTLPKFDAATAQITKEEGLLLYEDMTLGRFFEDKCAEMYYRGKMFGFVHLYNGQEAISTGVIQAMRPGEDYVSSTYRDHVHALSAGVPAREVMAELFGKATGCSKGRGGSMHMFSAEHRLLGGYAFVAEGIPVAAGAAFQSKYRREVLGDPNADQVTACFFGDGAANNGQFFETLNMAALWKLPIIFVVENNKWAIGMAHDRATSDPEIYKKASVFNMVGVEVDGMDVLAVRAVAQAAVARARAGEGPTLIEALTYRFRGHSLADPDELRSKAEKEFWFARDPIKKLATDLIEKDLATEAELKAIERKIQAVIDEAVKFAESSPEPDPSELYRFIFAEDQ; from the coding sequence ATGGTTCAAGAGCGCACGTTACCCAAATTTGATGCTGCTACCGCCCAGATCACAAAAGAAGAAGGGTTGCTGTTGTACGAGGATATGACATTAGGGCGCTTCTTTGAAGATAAATGCGCTGAAATGTACTACAGAGGCAAAATGTTTGGTTTTGTCCATCTTTACAATGGTCAAGAGGCTATTTCCACTGGCGTGATTCAAGCAATGCGACCAGGCGAAGATTACGTGTCCAGTACCTACCGCGACCACGTACATGCTTTGAGTGCGGGAGTACCAGCAAGAGAGGTAATGGCGGAACTGTTTGGTAAAGCTACAGGATGCAGCAAAGGCCGTGGTGGTTCCATGCACATGTTTTCTGCCGAACATCGTTTATTAGGTGGTTATGCATTTGTGGCTGAGGGTATTCCTGTGGCTGCTGGTGCGGCTTTTCAAAGTAAATACCGCCGCGAAGTTTTGGGAGACCCCAACGCCGACCAAGTAACCGCTTGCTTTTTTGGTGATGGTGCTGCTAATAACGGTCAATTTTTTGAGACACTAAATATGGCAGCTTTATGGAAACTGCCAATTATTTTTGTGGTAGAAAATAATAAGTGGGCAATTGGCATGGCTCACGATCGCGCCACTTCTGACCCAGAGATTTACAAAAAAGCCAGTGTATTTAACATGGTTGGCGTTGAAGTCGATGGTATGGACGTGCTAGCAGTACGAGCTGTAGCCCAAGCAGCCGTTGCTCGCGCCCGTGCTGGTGAAGGACCGACATTGATCGAAGCCCTCACCTACCGCTTCCGGGGTCACTCCCTCGCCGACCCAGACGAACTCCGCAGCAAAGCTGAGAAAGAATTCTGGTTTGCTCGTGACCCAATTAAGAAGTTAGCTACTGATCTAATTGAAAAAGACTTAGCAACTGAGGCAGAATTGAAAGCCATTGAACGCAAGATTCAAGCAGTCATCGATGAAGCCGTGAAGTTCGCTGAGAGTAGCCCCGAACCAGACCCCAGCGAGTTATATCGCTTTATTTTCGCCGAAGACCAGTAA
- a CDS encoding aldose epimerase: MFTIAEQQQQYKTYILSDQSTGSQVEVVPERGGIITRWRVQGQEIFYLDTERFTHPELSVRGGNPILFPLCGNLPDNIYNIDGQQYTIKQHGFARELPWEATDQNTEDKASLTVVLKSNEQTRAVYPFDFQLVFTYQLQGNTLKVHQEYQNLSSTPMPFSAGFHPYFLVDDKTQLQIEIPSGQYQDNKTKQINSFNGNFDFDQDEIDFAFGQLTSKSAAVIDKSRSLKLTLDYDDFTTWLVFWTVKGKEFYCLEPWSATRNSLNTRENLTVLPPGASCTASFSLTANFF; this comes from the coding sequence GTGTTTACCATCGCCGAACAACAGCAACAATACAAAACCTACATTCTTTCTGACCAAAGCACTGGCTCCCAAGTGGAAGTCGTCCCAGAACGTGGTGGTATTATCACCCGTTGGCGCGTCCAGGGACAAGAAATCTTTTATCTAGATACCGAACGCTTTACTCATCCTGAATTAAGTGTTAGGGGTGGAAATCCCATTTTGTTTCCCCTCTGCGGCAATTTACCCGATAATATTTACAATATTGATGGGCAGCAGTATACTATTAAGCAGCATGGCTTTGCCCGTGAATTACCTTGGGAAGCAACTGACCAAAACACCGAAGATAAAGCTAGCCTGACTGTCGTTCTCAAAAGCAACGAGCAAACACGAGCAGTTTATCCCTTTGACTTTCAGCTGGTTTTTACCTATCAACTCCAAGGTAATACCTTAAAAGTTCATCAGGAATATCAAAATCTGTCATCCACACCAATGCCATTTTCGGCTGGTTTCCATCCTTACTTTTTGGTGGATGATAAAACTCAGCTACAGATTGAAATTCCCTCTGGGCAGTATCAAGATAATAAAACCAAGCAAATTAACTCCTTTAATGGCAATTTTGATTTTGACCAGGATGAAATTGATTTTGCTTTTGGACAACTAACTAGTAAATCTGCTGCGGTAATAGACAAGAGCCGTTCCTTAAAACTTACCCTAGATTACGATGATTTCACCACCTGGCTGGTCTTTTGGACGGTCAAAGGCAAGGAATTCTACTGTTTGGAGCCGTGGAGTGCTACCCGCAACTCCCTTAACACTCGCGAAAACCTGACTGTGTTACCACCAGGAGCTAGCTGCACAGCCTCTTTTAGCTTAACAGCGAATTTCTTCTAA
- a CDS encoding Uma2 family endonuclease: MVKTPTQLTIPPLVNGDKLTRYEFERRYNAMSPSKKAELIEGIVYIMPAALRFRSHGQPHAWILTWLGTYEAATVGLALGVEPTVRLDVDNEPQPDAVLIIIPEAGGQARLTEDDYIEGAPELVVEIAASSVAIDLHGKKQAYRRNGVKEYIVWQVLEQKLSWFYLEQGEYLELVPDDGIMRSQVFPGLWLGVSDLLAGNIQQVLTVLQAGLQSAEHGAFVEKLARK, encoded by the coding sequence ATGGTGAAAACACCCACACAGCTGACTATTCCTCCTCTAGTAAATGGCGACAAACTCACACGCTATGAATTTGAGCGTCGCTATAATGCCATGTCCCCCTCGAAAAAAGCCGAATTAATTGAAGGGATAGTCTACATTATGCCTGCTGCTCTGCGTTTTAGAAGTCACGGTCAACCTCATGCTTGGATTCTCACATGGCTTGGTACTTACGAAGCCGCTACCGTAGGTTTGGCGCTGGGTGTGGAACCGACTGTGCGCTTAGACGTGGATAACGAACCTCAGCCAGATGCGGTTCTGATTATCATACCAGAAGCAGGTGGTCAAGCGCGATTGACTGAGGATGATTATATTGAAGGTGCGCCAGAGTTAGTTGTCGAAATTGCTGCTAGTAGTGTAGCTATTGACCTTCATGGCAAAAAACAGGCTTATCGCCGCAATGGTGTGAAAGAATATATAGTTTGGCAAGTTTTGGAGCAAAAATTGAGTTGGTTCTATTTAGAACAGGGTGAGTATTTGGAATTAGTACCTGATGATGGAATTATGCGAAGTCAGGTTTTTCCTGGGTTATGGTTAGGGGTGAGTGATTTGTTAGCCGGAAATATACAACAGGTTTTGACAGTATTACAAGCAGGTTTGCAGTCTGCTGAACATGGGGCTTTTGTAGAGAAATTAGCCCGTAAGTAA
- a CDS encoding WYL domain-containing protein, with amino-acid sequence MSRKGQSITLSVSERDKAELEAIAREFGMMWGNDPNISKLIKAIAQRKLIIGKNNDWQESRIRTLHRCIGALTDIGQIEQAEIIAHLLLERSELSTPLRKEIQSFLENTPPAWRLQIDRYILREQSFQLSYQDAREQVFNFTVRHAKVTPHENRQYLDCWCDETEGNFDVVELQHNWSLRLDRIQDAAVLPVAGEWRSGLAQIDVEMQILGNLAFAYQAKPEDKTNEWLPDTQRVRRVVRRVSNTFWFIREVMQYTPDCVIVSPENLRDRFKEKLIALCHNYHLLISD; translated from the coding sequence ATGAGTCGCAAAGGTCAATCAATTACCCTATCGGTATCAGAACGGGACAAAGCTGAACTAGAAGCGATCGCCCGTGAATTTGGGATGATGTGGGGAAATGATCCCAATATCTCCAAGTTAATCAAGGCGATCGCACAACGTAAGTTAATCATTGGTAAAAATAACGACTGGCAAGAATCGCGTATCCGCACTTTGCATCGGTGTATTGGTGCTTTAACCGACATCGGACAAATTGAACAAGCGGAAATTATCGCTCACTTGTTACTAGAACGCAGCGAATTATCAACCCCACTGCGAAAGGAAATTCAAAGCTTCTTAGAGAATACACCCCCAGCTTGGCGGTTACAAATAGACCGCTATATTCTCCGTGAGCAATCTTTTCAACTCAGTTATCAAGATGCCAGAGAACAAGTATTTAATTTTACAGTGCGTCATGCTAAAGTTACACCCCACGAAAATCGGCAATACCTTGATTGCTGGTGTGATGAGACAGAAGGCAATTTTGATGTAGTAGAATTACAGCATAATTGGAGTTTGCGTTTAGACCGCATCCAAGACGCCGCCGTTTTACCTGTTGCTGGCGAGTGGCGTTCTGGGTTAGCTCAGATAGACGTAGAAATGCAGATATTGGGTAATTTAGCCTTTGCTTATCAAGCCAAACCAGAAGACAAAACCAATGAATGGCTACCAGACACACAAAGAGTGCGGCGAGTTGTCAGGCGGGTATCCAATACCTTTTGGTTTATTCGCGAAGTCATGCAGTATACCCCAGATTGTGTAATTGTATCACCAGAAAACCTTCGCGATCGCTTCAAAGAGAAACTCATTGCTCTATGTCATAATTACCACTTGCTCATTTCCGATTAA
- a CDS encoding pyridoxal phosphate-dependent aminotransferase, with protein sequence MKLAARVSQVTPSITLAIAAKAKAMKVEGIDVCSFSAGEPDFDTPVHIKAAAAKALDEGKTKYGAAAGEPKLREAIAHKLKTENRLDYKSENVIVTNGGKHSLYNLIVALIDPGDEVIIPAPYWLSYPEMVTLVGGVSVIVNTDATTGYKITPEQLRKAITPKTKLFVLNSPSNPTGMVYTPEEIKALADVVVDADIFVVSDEIYERILYDGAEHISIGSLGKEIFDRTLISNGFAKAYSMTGWRLGYLAGPVEIIKAASTIQGHSTSNVCTFAQYGAIAALESSQDCVEQMRQAFAKRRQVMLDRLNAIPGLSTAKPDGAFYLFPDISKTGLKSLEFCDALLEEHQVAVIPGVAFGADNNIRLSYATDLATIVKGMDRLEKFVKSRI encoded by the coding sequence ATGAAGCTGGCAGCAAGAGTAAGTCAGGTAACACCTTCAATCACCTTAGCGATCGCCGCCAAGGCTAAGGCAATGAAGGTAGAGGGTATAGATGTTTGTAGTTTTAGCGCTGGTGAACCGGATTTCGACACCCCAGTACACATCAAAGCAGCAGCAGCAAAGGCTTTGGATGAAGGTAAAACTAAGTACGGTGCCGCAGCTGGTGAACCAAAGTTACGGGAAGCGATCGCCCACAAGCTAAAAACTGAGAATCGTCTAGATTATAAGTCAGAAAATGTCATCGTCACCAATGGCGGTAAACATTCTCTGTACAATTTGATTGTGGCCTTGATCGACCCAGGTGATGAGGTGATTATCCCGGCTCCCTACTGGCTGAGTTATCCCGAAATGGTAACTTTGGTAGGTGGAGTATCGGTAATTGTCAACACAGACGCAACGACGGGTTATAAAATTACTCCCGAACAACTCCGCAAAGCAATTACGCCCAAGACTAAGTTATTTGTCCTCAACTCCCCATCCAATCCTACGGGGATGGTATACACGCCAGAGGAAATTAAAGCCCTGGCTGATGTAGTAGTTGATGCAGATATCTTTGTGGTTTCTGATGAGATTTACGAAAGGATTCTCTACGACGGTGCAGAACATATCAGCATCGGTTCCCTAGGTAAGGAAATTTTTGACCGCACTTTAATCAGTAATGGGTTTGCTAAAGCTTACTCGATGACAGGTTGGCGCCTCGGCTATTTAGCCGGTCCAGTGGAAATTATTAAAGCAGCAAGTACCATCCAAGGGCATAGTACATCGAACGTGTGTACCTTTGCTCAATATGGGGCGATCGCCGCGTTAGAAAGTTCCCAAGACTGTGTTGAACAAATGCGCCAAGCTTTCGCTAAACGGCGTCAGGTCATGCTAGACCGACTCAACGCTATTCCCGGACTAAGTACCGCCAAACCCGATGGCGCCTTTTATCTGTTCCCCGACATCAGCAAAACCGGACTCAAATCTCTGGAATTTTGTGACGCTTTGTTAGAAGAACATCAAGTAGCAGTCATTCCCGGAGTTGCTTTCGGCGCTGATAACAATATTCGCCTTTCCTACGCGACCGACCTGGCGACAATTGTCAAGGGAATGGACAGATTGGAGAAATTCGTCAAATCTCGCATTTAG